In Candidatus Binatia bacterium, one DNA window encodes the following:
- the solA gene encoding N-methyl-L-tryptophan oxidase, with the protein MTKEYDVIVLGLGGIGSGAAYWLAKRGARVLGIEQFELGHARGESHDHSRIIRYSYFSPTYVRLAKEAYAAWDELERDSGERVVFKTGGLDVRPRCGAIPLEPYAESMRSCGVPFERLDAAEIRRRWPAWRIDDEIHGLFQPDGGLVAALRATAAHQRMARAHGAVLLDRAPVSRVDAADGEVTVEAGGERYRAGRLVIAAGPWTANALAHFGMRVPLEVTKEQVIYFESRDLESFAFGRFPVWIWMDDPAYYGFPVFGEAGAVKITQDAGGKPVDADTRGFEEDPEITARVTAFLERYLPGALGPARLVKTCLYTLPPDRDFIVDTLPAHPNVSVAVGAGHGFKFASVIGRILSEFALEGHSGTLGVAVTSDSGTTFKIDRPILQMESPPKTYMV; encoded by the coding sequence ATGACCAAAGAATACGACGTGATCGTGCTCGGCCTGGGCGGCATCGGCAGCGGCGCGGCCTATTGGCTGGCGAAGCGCGGCGCGCGCGTGTTGGGAATCGAGCAGTTCGAACTCGGCCACGCGCGCGGCGAGTCGCACGACCATTCGCGGATCATTCGCTACTCGTATTTTTCGCCCACGTACGTGCGGCTCGCAAAGGAGGCGTACGCCGCGTGGGACGAGCTGGAGCGCGATAGCGGCGAGCGGGTCGTCTTCAAAACGGGAGGCCTCGATGTCCGTCCGCGCTGCGGCGCGATTCCGCTCGAGCCGTACGCGGAGTCGATGCGTTCGTGCGGCGTGCCGTTCGAGCGGCTCGACGCCGCGGAGATTCGCCGGCGCTGGCCCGCGTGGCGCATCGACGACGAGATTCACGGGCTCTTCCAGCCGGATGGCGGTCTGGTGGCGGCGCTGCGCGCGACCGCCGCGCATCAGCGCATGGCGCGCGCACACGGCGCCGTTCTGCTCGACCGTGCTCCCGTATCGCGGGTGGATGCGGCGGACGGCGAGGTCACGGTCGAGGCCGGCGGCGAGCGCTATCGGGCCGGACGTCTCGTCATCGCCGCGGGGCCATGGACCGCGAACGCGCTCGCGCATTTCGGCATGCGCGTCCCGCTGGAGGTGACGAAGGAGCAGGTCATCTATTTCGAGTCGCGCGATCTCGAAAGCTTTGCGTTCGGAAGATTTCCCGTTTGGATTTGGATGGACGATCCGGCGTACTACGGCTTTCCGGTCTTTGGCGAAGCCGGCGCGGTCAAGATCACGCAGGATGCCGGCGGCAAACCGGTTGACGCGGACACGCGCGGGTTCGAGGAGGATCCGGAGATCACCGCGCGCGTCACGGCATTCCTCGAGCGCTATCTCCCCGGCGCGCTCGGCCCGGCGCGGCTCGTCAAGACGTGCCTCTACACGTTGCCGCCGGACCGGGATTTCATCGTCGACACGCTCCCCGCGCATCCCAACGTCAGCGTCGCAGTGGGCGCCGGCCACGGATTTAAGTTCGCGAGCGTCATCGGCCGCATCCTGAGCGAGTTCGCGCTCGAGGGCCACAGCGGCACCCTCGGCGTCGCGGTGACCTCGGACAGTGGCACTACCTTCAAAATCGACCGCCCGATCCTGCAGATGGAATCACCACCGAAGACGTATATGGTGTAA
- a CDS encoding aromatic ring-hydroxylating dioxygenase subunit alpha, with amino-acid sequence MKPSENLALEASLPRGAYWDAEFYAREQRAIFWDQWFYAGRAEGLADDGAYRVLDVAGESVILIRDAGTLRAHVNLCRHRGSRLLCGDGIVRGSIRCPYHSWAYALDGRLVASPFVAAEDVPPEAQRLYRVGVGEWGGFVFVHLSPEKAERAGATLAVQLGAIPQRLSRYPLSDLQIARSLRYDVAANWKVLLENYNECYHCAGVHPELCRVVPEFKRHGGARLDWDHGIPHRDGAWTFTASGASDRAAFATLSVEEKQRHKGELIYPNFMLSLSADHVAAFSVWPRSPAETTVVCDLLFHPSEIAKSRFDPTDVAEFWDLVNTQDWKVCEGVQAGMRSQRFEFGYYAPMEDASLDIRRYINSLCHPELVEG; translated from the coding sequence GTGAAACCTTCGGAAAATCTCGCCCTTGAGGCTTCACTTCCCCGCGGCGCGTACTGGGACGCGGAGTTCTACGCCCGCGAGCAGCGGGCGATCTTTTGGGATCAGTGGTTTTACGCGGGCCGCGCTGAAGGGTTGGCCGACGACGGCGCTTACCGCGTTCTCGACGTGGCGGGCGAAAGCGTTATCTTGATCCGCGACGCCGGAACCTTGAGGGCCCACGTGAATCTCTGCCGTCATCGCGGGAGCCGGCTTCTGTGCGGCGACGGAATCGTGCGCGGTTCGATTCGCTGCCCGTATCACTCATGGGCCTACGCGCTGGACGGCAGGCTCGTTGCGTCGCCCTTCGTCGCTGCGGAGGACGTGCCGCCCGAGGCGCAACGCCTGTATCGCGTCGGCGTGGGCGAATGGGGCGGCTTCGTCTTCGTCCATCTCTCACCGGAAAAGGCGGAGCGCGCCGGCGCGACGCTCGCTGTGCAGCTCGGCGCGATTCCGCAGCGCCTGTCGCGCTATCCGCTTTCGGATCTGCAGATCGCGCGCTCTTTACGGTACGACGTCGCCGCGAACTGGAAGGTGCTGCTCGAGAATTACAACGAGTGCTATCACTGCGCCGGCGTGCATCCCGAGCTCTGCCGCGTCGTTCCGGAGTTCAAGCGGCACGGGGGCGCGAGGCTCGATTGGGATCACGGGATCCCGCACCGCGACGGCGCATGGACGTTCACCGCGAGCGGCGCGAGCGATCGCGCGGCGTTCGCGACGCTGAGCGTCGAGGAGAAGCAGCGCCACAAGGGCGAGCTGATCTATCCGAACTTCATGCTCAGTCTCTCGGCCGATCACGTCGCGGCGTTTTCGGTCTGGCCGCGCAGCCCCGCAGAGACGACGGTCGTGTGCGACTTGCTCTTCCACCCGAGTGAGATCGCGAAGTCGCGCTTCGATCCGACCGATGTGGCCGAGTTTTGGGACCTCGTCAACACGCAGGACTGGAAGGTCTGTGAAGGCGTGCAGGCCGGCATGCGATCGCAACGCTTCGAGTTCGGTTACTACGCGCCGATGGAGGACGCGAGCCTCGACATCCGCCGCTACATTAACTCCCTCTGTCATCCCGAGCTTGTCGAAGGATGA
- a CDS encoding tetratricopeptide repeat protein, with product MRAVINWSYSLLSSQARLLFDRLSVFAGGFTLETATGVCADDTLVLGDILELLGALISQSLVSTDFSHGDARYHMLEVTRQYALERAGERGESEMLARRHALTFLSVADRLDRDWYAANERIWFQDAATDLDNFRVALGWSLAERHDLLTGRRLAAALARVWYSLSPVEGRRWVRSALHSVDNKTPPAVVAELHIAEARLCGALGEYKTSLAAAEQALKHADELDELQIARAREAAGSALSALGRGDEGEVLLTEALATARRLDNRGLEALLLGDIGTARSRRGDIEGARSFYAEALAHYMPLGLERPAASIAGHLAEVEFAAGDAAAALQRAEEARIGHEATHNRRSAANDLSNMAAYLVALDCFDDAKVHASLALASARDVKATVLTAFILQHFAAVGVLQPSSPRRHDARERAAMLLGFVDARLATLGAAREYTERQEYERILAALTDRLGERLSDSMALGAQWDEDTAIAAALDL from the coding sequence ATGCGCGCGGTCATAAACTGGAGCTACTCCCTCCTCTCGTCGCAGGCGCGCCTTTTGTTCGATCGCCTGTCCGTGTTCGCCGGCGGCTTCACGCTCGAGACCGCGACCGGCGTATGCGCCGACGATACACTCGTATTAGGAGATATCTTAGAACTGCTCGGCGCCTTGATCTCTCAATCGCTCGTATCGACCGACTTCTCGCACGGCGACGCGCGTTACCACATGCTCGAAGTTACTCGGCAGTACGCGCTCGAGCGCGCCGGCGAACGCGGGGAGAGCGAGATGCTCGCACGGCGGCACGCGCTGACGTTTCTATCCGTCGCGGACCGACTGGATCGCGATTGGTACGCCGCTAACGAGCGCATTTGGTTTCAGGACGCCGCGACCGACCTGGACAACTTTCGCGTCGCGCTGGGGTGGTCGCTCGCCGAACGGCACGATTTACTGACGGGGCGCCGGCTCGCCGCCGCGCTCGCGCGCGTCTGGTACTCGCTGTCGCCCGTGGAGGGCCGGCGATGGGTTCGCTCGGCGCTGCACTCGGTCGACAACAAGACACCTCCCGCCGTCGTTGCCGAGCTGCACATCGCGGAGGCCCGCCTGTGCGGCGCACTCGGAGAATACAAAACATCCCTTGCCGCCGCGGAACAGGCGCTCAAGCATGCCGACGAGCTCGACGAGCTGCAGATCGCGCGAGCGCGTGAGGCGGCGGGCAGCGCGCTGAGCGCGCTGGGGCGCGGGGATGAGGGCGAGGTTTTGCTCACCGAGGCGCTGGCGACCGCGCGCCGCCTCGACAATCGCGGACTCGAGGCCTTGCTGCTCGGCGACATCGGAACCGCGCGGAGCCGGCGCGGCGACATCGAGGGCGCGCGCTCGTTCTACGCCGAGGCGCTCGCGCATTACATGCCGCTCGGACTCGAGCGCCCGGCGGCGTCGATCGCGGGACACCTCGCCGAGGTCGAGTTCGCAGCTGGCGACGCTGCAGCGGCGCTGCAGCGCGCCGAAGAGGCGCGAATCGGCCACGAGGCAACGCATAATCGCCGCTCGGCGGCCAACGACCTGAGCAACATGGCCGCCTATCTCGTGGCGCTCGACTGTTTCGACGACGCGAAGGTCCATGCGTCGCTGGCGCTCGCCTCCGCGCGCGACGTCAAGGCGACGGTGCTCACGGCTTTCATCCTGCAGCACTTCGCGGCCGTCGGGGTATTGCAGCCCTCCTCTCCCAGACGTCACGACGCGCGCGAACGCGCGGCGATGCTGCTCGGATTCGTGGACGCAAGGCTGGCGACACTCGGAGCGGCGCGCGAGTACACCGAACGACAGGAATACGAACGGATCCTCGCCGCTTTGACCGACCGTCTGGGCGAGCGGCTTTCGGATAGCATGGCGCTCGGCGCGCAGTGGGACGAAGACACCGCGATCGCCGCGGCCCTCGATCTCTGA
- a CDS encoding APC family permease yields MKLRRTLGLFDLALFFVVACSNLQWVATAAASGPSAAVVWIIGGIAMFAPLSIAVVFLSSHYPDEGGLYVWSKRAFGPFAGFLTGWTYWASTLPYFPALLYFAAGNTAFAAGSHAGALTRTPLYFIVFALAGLTLATVVNVYGLAIGKWLNNAGGIARWTITLLLIALGAAALWRFGSATPITAETIRPGFALKDLIFWSVIAFAWTGPEAASFMGGEVSNPRRNIPLGLALAAPAVALIYIAGTVSVLTAVAPQDVNPASGVMQAIGQIASRFGWGALTPVAALLVGLSCLGSASVWVGAIARIPFVAGIDDYLPAAFGRMHPRWGSPVAALMTQAVISAILIFLGQSGTSVRGAYNVLVSATVITTLIPFVFLFGSAIKMHAEPRTPITIRIWGGKWTVLIAALIGLATTLIAIVFAGFPADDDPNKTLALAKVIGLTAVVLLGGTAIYLAGRRAAERRSHTLSHTS; encoded by the coding sequence ATGAAGCTGCGACGGACGCTGGGTCTGTTCGACCTGGCGCTGTTTTTCGTCGTTGCCTGTTCCAATTTGCAATGGGTCGCGACGGCGGCCGCGAGCGGGCCGAGCGCAGCGGTCGTGTGGATCATCGGCGGGATCGCAATGTTCGCACCGCTCTCGATCGCGGTCGTCTTCCTCTCGTCGCACTACCCCGACGAAGGCGGCCTCTACGTCTGGAGCAAACGCGCCTTTGGCCCGTTCGCCGGATTTCTCACCGGTTGGACCTATTGGGCCAGCACGCTTCCCTATTTCCCGGCGCTGCTCTATTTCGCGGCGGGCAACACCGCGTTCGCCGCGGGCTCGCACGCGGGTGCGCTGACCCGCACTCCGCTGTACTTCATCGTGTTTGCGTTGGCCGGGTTGACCCTGGCCACGGTCGTAAACGTCTACGGACTGGCGATCGGGAAGTGGTTGAACAACGCGGGCGGCATCGCTCGCTGGACGATCACGCTGCTGCTCATCGCGCTCGGCGCTGCGGCGCTGTGGCGATTCGGCTCGGCGACGCCGATCACGGCGGAAACGATCCGGCCCGGCTTTGCGCTCAAAGACCTGATCTTTTGGTCGGTGATCGCGTTTGCGTGGACCGGCCCGGAGGCGGCGTCGTTCATGGGCGGAGAGGTCAGCAATCCGCGCCGTAACATTCCGCTCGGCCTCGCGCTGGCGGCGCCGGCCGTCGCCCTCATTTATATCGCGGGCACGGTCAGCGTGCTGACGGCGGTTGCCCCGCAGGACGTGAACCCGGCCTCGGGCGTCATGCAGGCGATCGGCCAGATCGCGTCGCGATTCGGCTGGGGCGCGCTGACGCCGGTCGCGGCGCTGCTCGTCGGCCTAAGCTGTCTCGGAAGCGCCAGCGTGTGGGTGGGAGCCATCGCACGCATTCCGTTCGTCGCGGGAATCGACGACTATCTGCCGGCGGCCTTCGGCCGCATGCACCCACGGTGGGGTTCCCCCGTCGCGGCATTGATGACGCAAGCCGTCATCTCGGCGATCCTGATCTTCCTCGGGCAGAGCGGGACGAGCGTGCGAGGAGCGTACAACGTTTTGGTCAGCGCGACGGTCATCACGACGCTCATCCCCTTCGTGTTCTTGTTCGGCTCTGCGATCAAGATGCACGCCGAACCGCGGACGCCGATCACGATTAGGATCTGGGGCGGAAAGTGGACCGTGCTCATCGCCGCTCTCATAGGGCTCGCCACCACGCTAATCGCCATCGTCTTCGCCGGCTTCCCTGCCGACGACGACCCGAATAAGACGCTCGCGCTGGCGAAAGTGATCGGCCTCACGGCGGTTGTGCTGCTGGGCGGCACGGCGATCTATCTCGCCGGTCGCAGAGCAGCCGAGCGCCGCTCTCACACTTTGTCTCACACTTCCTGA
- a CDS encoding amidohydrolase has translation MALRGPETEILDAAGLAVLPGVVDAHLHLTRLGLDLLRLQLEHLDSYEELVAKVAAFAHASTDAWILGGGWDQNLWSPRAFPTHQALSAAIGDRPVALWRVDRHAVLVNARALAIAGVDRSTPDPAGGRILRDADGDPTGVFVDAAAALIQAKIPPPAHGTLVRATRAAIRECNRWGVTAVAEPGINDAALAAHQDLIERGEYTIRNHAMLGDEPALVDARLRGGIVDGAHGGRLWVRAVKMYADGALGSRGAALLAPYSDDPATSGFILTSQAHVEDVTRRALRAGFQVCTHAIGDRANRMVLDAYESVLRNVRVDDPRLRIEHAQVLSPSDIPRFARLGVIASVQAAQQISDTAWAEERLGPERMTGAYAWRWLLDAGTALANGTDAPVEPVNPARTFHAAISRADGQSMTRSEALESITIEAARANFQDGVIGSIAPGKYADFVILDRDWMSAPFDELLPTKVLATYFGGRRVYG, from the coding sequence TTGGCGCTGCGCGGGCCGGAAACGGAGATTCTCGACGCCGCGGGACTCGCCGTGCTCCCGGGCGTCGTCGACGCGCACCTGCACCTGACGCGTCTGGGACTGGATCTTTTGCGCCTCCAGCTCGAGCATCTCGACTCGTATGAAGAGCTCGTCGCAAAGGTCGCGGCGTTCGCGCACGCGTCTACGGATGCGTGGATTCTCGGCGGCGGCTGGGATCAGAATCTCTGGTCGCCGCGCGCGTTCCCGACGCACCAAGCGTTAAGCGCCGCCATCGGGGACCGCCCGGTCGCGCTCTGGCGCGTGGACCGTCATGCCGTGCTCGTCAACGCGCGCGCGTTGGCGATCGCGGGCGTCGATCGGTCCACCCCCGATCCCGCCGGCGGCCGCATCCTGCGCGACGCAGACGGCGATCCGACCGGGGTGTTCGTCGACGCCGCTGCGGCGCTCATCCAGGCCAAGATCCCGCCGCCGGCACATGGCACGCTCGTCCGCGCGACGCGCGCGGCGATTCGCGAGTGCAATCGGTGGGGCGTCACGGCCGTCGCCGAACCGGGAATCAACGATGCGGCGCTCGCGGCGCATCAGGATTTGATAGAGCGCGGCGAGTACACGATTCGGAACCATGCGATGCTCGGCGACGAGCCGGCGCTTGTCGACGCGCGTCTGCGCGGCGGCATCGTGGACGGCGCGCACGGGGGCCGATTGTGGGTGCGCGCGGTCAAGATGTATGCGGACGGGGCGCTCGGCTCGCGCGGTGCGGCGCTGCTTGCGCCGTACTCCGACGATCCGGCGACCAGCGGGTTTATCCTCACGTCGCAGGCGCACGTCGAAGACGTGACGCGACGCGCGCTACGGGCGGGATTTCAAGTCTGCACGCACGCGATCGGCGATCGCGCCAACCGCATGGTGCTCGACGCCTATGAGAGCGTGCTGCGCAACGTTCGCGTCGACGATCCGCGGCTGCGCATCGAACACGCGCAGGTTCTCAGCCCATCCGACATTCCGCGATTCGCGCGGCTCGGCGTCATCGCGTCCGTACAGGCCGCGCAGCAGATCAGCGACACGGCATGGGCGGAAGAGCGGCTCGGGCCCGAACGCATGACGGGAGCGTACGCGTGGCGCTGGCTGCTCGATGCAGGAACGGCCCTGGCGAACGGCACCGACGCACCGGTCGAGCCGGTGAACCCGGCGCGCACGTTCCACGCCGCGATCTCGCGCGCGGACGGACAGAGTATGACGCGAAGCGAGGCGCTGGAATCGATCACGATCGAGGCGGCGCGCGCGAACTTTCAGGACGGCGTCATCGGGTCGATCGCGCCGGGTAAGTACGCGGACTTCGTCATCTTGGACCGCGACTGGATGAGCGCGCCCTTCGACGAGCTCTTGCCGACTAAGGTTCTCGCCACGTACTTCGGCGGCCGCCGCGTCTACGGCTAA
- a CDS encoding GerMN domain-containing protein: MLLAIVAAGTWYSLSHRAARNGETIAVYYTRQNGTTLGDVRVSMRPRQPGESAAEHLHNTALYAAVEAVAGPPNDVPAIRFPPGTRVLGVSVDGSTVTVDLSKDVERQAGGTFGENGEFKALVYTVTGIPGVDAVSVTVDGARLETLPGGHLELDQPLHRSDW, from the coding sequence GTGCTTCTGGCAATCGTTGCTGCCGGTACGTGGTACTCGCTCTCCCATCGCGCGGCGCGAAACGGCGAAACGATCGCCGTCTACTACACGAGGCAGAACGGAACGACGCTCGGAGACGTTCGCGTTTCCATGCGCCCGCGACAGCCGGGTGAAAGCGCGGCCGAGCATCTGCACAACACCGCGCTCTACGCCGCCGTCGAGGCCGTCGCGGGACCGCCTAACGACGTGCCGGCGATTCGATTCCCGCCGGGGACGCGCGTCCTCGGCGTCAGCGTCGACGGGTCGACCGTAACGGTCGATCTTTCGAAGGACGTGGAGCGCCAAGCCGGCGGGACGTTCGGAGAGAACGGCGAGTTCAAGGCGCTGGTCTACACGGTGACGGGAATCCCGGGTGTCGATGCCGTCTCCGTCACGGTCGACGGTGCCCGGCTCGAAACGCTTCCGGGAGGACACTTGGAACTTGATCAACCGCTGCATCGCTCGGACTGGTAG
- a CDS encoding aromatic ring-hydroxylating dioxygenase subunit alpha produces MRPNVGAGAKTLDASWYTSPEIFAAERERIFSREWLCVGREGSLASAGDFFAVARAGESLIVTRDAAGSVHAFFNVCRHRGTRICERESGHFQGSIQCPYHGWTYGLDGTLKVARNMAEVANFDRAEYPLKEAAVALWEGFVFVSLDPRCEFDEAFAPLMGRFARWNVGALKTARSVTYDVACNWKLIFMNYSECYHCPLVHPQLDKLSPSDSGRNDLAEGPFLGGYSEMRQPGTSLTMSGHSSRPPLGTVAGEELHRVYYYTIFPSFMLSTHPDYVMVHYVEPLAPDRTRVACAFLFDPGTMADPRFDPSDVVEFWDVTNRQDWHVNELTQLGLSSRAYSPGPYSNAEGLLSAFDRHYRGVMEA; encoded by the coding sequence GTGAGGCCGAATGTTGGCGCCGGCGCAAAAACGTTGGACGCTTCGTGGTACACGTCTCCCGAGATCTTCGCTGCCGAACGGGAGCGCATCTTTAGCCGCGAGTGGCTGTGCGTCGGCCGCGAGGGTTCGCTTGCGAGCGCGGGCGACTTCTTCGCCGTCGCCCGCGCCGGAGAGAGCCTCATCGTGACGCGCGACGCCGCCGGATCCGTGCACGCGTTCTTCAACGTCTGCCGGCATCGCGGCACACGCATCTGCGAGCGCGAGTCCGGCCACTTTCAGGGCTCGATCCAGTGCCCATACCATGGATGGACGTACGGCCTCGACGGCACCCTGAAGGTCGCGCGTAACATGGCCGAGGTGGCGAACTTCGACCGCGCCGAGTATCCGCTCAAAGAAGCCGCCGTCGCGCTGTGGGAGGGTTTCGTCTTCGTTTCCCTGGACCCGCGCTGCGAATTCGACGAAGCGTTTGCGCCGTTGATGGGGCGTTTCGCGCGCTGGAACGTTGGCGCTCTGAAGACCGCGCGCAGCGTCACCTACGACGTCGCGTGCAACTGGAAGCTGATCTTCATGAACTACTCGGAGTGCTATCATTGCCCGCTGGTGCACCCGCAGCTCGACAAGCTCTCGCCGTCGGATAGCGGACGCAACGACCTCGCCGAGGGTCCGTTCCTCGGCGGCTACTCGGAGATGCGCCAGCCGGGGACGAGCCTCACGATGAGCGGTCACAGCTCGCGGCCGCCACTCGGCACCGTCGCGGGCGAGGAACTGCATCGCGTCTACTACTACACGATCTTTCCGTCGTTTATGCTGAGCACGCATCCCGACTACGTGATGGTGCACTACGTCGAGCCGCTCGCTCCCGATCGCACGCGCGTGGCCTGCGCGTTTCTCTTCGATCCGGGCACGATGGCCGATCCGCGCTTCGATCCGAGCGACGTCGTCGAGTTCTGGGACGTCACGAACCGGCAGGATTGGCACGTCAACGAGCTCACGCAGCTGGGCCTGAGCTCGCGCGCGTACTCGCCGGGGCCATACTCCAACGCGGAGGGCCTGCTCAGCGCGTTCGATCGCCACTACCGTGGCGTGATGGAGGCCTAA
- a CDS encoding CHAD domain-containing protein has translation MKPERVDLHAVTEPHDIAQRVVQTRLREVEALAYGLERRDEQRLHDFRIACKRVRYALERFADLDGSFEASAERFKALQDALGEAHDRDVLLTILPPSMGKTQRRLQDEREQCVDRAAALWKQPGGAGDSHEI, from the coding sequence GTGAAGCCGGAACGCGTCGACCTGCACGCCGTAACCGAGCCCCACGACATCGCACAGCGCGTCGTGCAGACCCGCCTGCGTGAGGTCGAAGCGCTCGCCTACGGCCTCGAGCGTCGCGACGAGCAGCGGCTTCACGATTTTCGCATCGCCTGCAAACGGGTTCGTTACGCGCTCGAGCGCTTCGCGGACTTGGACGGTTCGTTCGAAGCGTCCGCGGAACGATTTAAGGCGTTGCAGGATGCGCTCGGCGAGGCGCACGATCGCGACGTCTTGCTGACCATTCTCCCACCGTCGATGGGGAAGACGCAGCGGCGTCTCCAGGACGAGCGCGAACAGTGCGTCGATCGCGCGGCCGCTTTATGGAAGCAACCCGGCGGTGCCGGCGACTCTCACGAGATTTGA
- a CDS encoding N-acetylmuramoyl-L-alanine amidase: protein MINRCIARTGSRAAFALLAVAPFAFASPALADASINAVYQQQTIRFTHLSSAYGAPAIGVADPGFTKLLKATGALLTWKPGERYVLITTSAPVVVSFALGDRRYDVGPITLQAAFAPFARGVEAYLPLDDVLRSLDLALRRDGAAFVLQPQLAGLDVRQDGSRTTLLAHGAAPLHPRVVRESDGVVTYAFDGVGTTLTGTRQINAGGVRSVQIETSGTVRDPRTLVTVTLAPGAVAEAPREEERDVALAFDGVAPAAPVVAEESPTPEPVPSAQASSGPTLVTGVAMQPSDDGVSVAIAIAGNASYEWHRLRDPDNRFWVDIDGAQLQGPPLDEGAPPPLTALRVRQSDPTTVRIALTLAGSKAVSVEPSATGLEIIVGAQDVADAPRSGGGSVGSVVSEGQPNPVLVTPAPLQPGVPGSSADSTWKFGTRSNYVPTNPRLIVLDPGHGGSDRGTIHGGVAEADLTLDMAKRLRDILIARGWEVKMTRDTDVDVYAPGDSARDELQARVDVANKAGARLFVSIHANAFINSGPYGTTCYVSKPEDVAFARIVEAQLAADGTKDDGIVKSHLYVTLHTRMPAVLVETAFLSNPSDYALLTSAAWRQKVAQEIADGIGQYTREYPVPNQPAQ, encoded by the coding sequence TTGATCAACCGCTGCATCGCTCGGACTGGTAGCCGCGCCGCATTCGCGCTCCTCGCGGTGGCGCCGTTCGCGTTCGCCTCTCCGGCGCTCGCGGACGCTTCGATCAACGCCGTCTATCAGCAGCAGACGATTCGCTTCACGCATCTGTCGTCCGCCTACGGTGCGCCGGCGATCGGCGTGGCGGATCCCGGGTTCACGAAACTGCTGAAGGCCACGGGCGCGTTGCTCACCTGGAAGCCGGGAGAGCGTTACGTCCTCATCACGACCTCGGCGCCGGTCGTCGTGAGCTTTGCGCTCGGCGATCGGCGCTACGACGTCGGGCCGATCACGCTCCAGGCCGCATTTGCGCCGTTCGCACGCGGCGTCGAGGCCTATCTGCCGCTCGACGACGTGCTGCGTTCGCTCGATCTGGCGCTGCGCCGCGACGGCGCAGCTTTCGTTTTGCAGCCGCAGCTCGCCGGGCTCGACGTGCGCCAAGACGGCAGCCGTACGACGCTGCTGGCACACGGCGCCGCGCCGCTGCATCCTCGGGTCGTTCGTGAGAGTGATGGCGTCGTAACGTATGCGTTCGATGGCGTCGGCACGACTCTGACCGGCACTCGTCAGATCAACGCGGGGGGCGTGCGCAGCGTGCAGATCGAAACGAGCGGAACGGTGCGCGATCCACGCACGCTCGTCACCGTAACGCTCGCGCCGGGGGCGGTCGCCGAGGCGCCGCGCGAGGAAGAGCGCGACGTGGCGCTCGCGTTTGACGGCGTGGCGCCGGCCGCGCCCGTCGTCGCCGAAGAGTCGCCGACGCCGGAGCCCGTGCCGTCGGCGCAGGCATCGAGCGGCCCGACGCTCGTCACCGGCGTTGCGATGCAGCCCTCTGACGACGGCGTTTCGGTCGCAATCGCGATCGCCGGCAACGCGTCGTATGAGTGGCACCGCCTGCGCGATCCGGACAATCGCTTTTGGGTCGACATCGACGGCGCGCAGCTGCAGGGACCGCCGCTCGACGAGGGTGCGCCGCCCCCGCTGACCGCGCTACGCGTGCGGCAAAGCGATCCCACGACGGTCCGCATCGCGCTGACCCTGGCCGGTTCCAAAGCCGTCTCGGTCGAGCCCTCCGCGACCGGACTCGAGATCATCGTCGGCGCGCAGGACGTCGCCGACGCGCCGCGCTCCGGCGGCGGCAGCGTCGGCAGCGTGGTATCCGAGGGGCAGCCGAACCCCGTCCTCGTCACACCGGCGCCGCTCCAGCCTGGCGTCCCCGGAAGCTCTGCAGACAGCACGTGGAAGTTCGGCACCCGGAGCAATTACGTCCCGACGAATCCGCGCTTGATCGTACTGGATCCGGGCCACGGCGGCAGCGATCGCGGTACGATTCATGGTGGAGTGGCCGAGGCCGACCTCACGCTCGACATGGCGAAACGGTTGCGCGACATCCTGATCGCTCGCGGCTGGGAGGTGAAGATGACACGCGACACCGACGTTGACGTCTACGCGCCGGGCGACAGCGCACGCGACGAGCTGCAGGCCCGCGTCGACGTCGCGAACAAAGCCGGAGCGCGGCTGTTCGTCAGCATCCATGCCAACGCTTTCATCAACTCCGGGCCGTACGGCACGACATGCTACGTTTCCAAGCCCGAGGACGTCGCCTTCGCGCGGATCGTCGAGGCGCAGCTCGCCGCGGACGGAACGAAGGACGACGGCATCGTCAAGAGCCACCTGTACGTGACGCTGCACACGCGCATGCCGGCGGTGCTCGTAGAGACCGCGTTCCTGTCGAACCCGAGCGACTACGCGCTGCTCACGTCGGCCGCCTGGCGTCAAAAGGTCGCGCAAGAGATTGCCGACGGCATCGGGCAATACACGCGCGAGTACCCGGTTCCCAATCAGCCTGCACAGTAA